Proteins from a genomic interval of Solidesulfovibrio sp.:
- the dgt gene encoding dGTP triphosphohydrolase, with product MTENRMKWSTLLSRKRVGKDLPDIGPRSPFQMDIDRIIFLDHFRRLSRKAQVHPLIENDHIHSRLTHSLETSSVGRSLGELAGFHLQKIGELPPDIEPHHLGQIVQAACLAHDIGNPPFGHSGESAIKDWFNHNASCIDYLDKHCRTDFTKFDGNAMSLRILLSTGFHSQGIGPTYPLIGALLKYPWPSSFDSGKEKFSYFYNESTIINTICEELGLIKQDNHFCRHPLAFLMEAADDICYRIIDLEDATEVGILDKSFMYDKFIDLLEYPPEKAEGIKSLHFRQRNSIIRAKLINTSISECFDTFIKNYDLILQGKLPPDTSLLSAAGGKTCKALASIYKGISNTLFLSRRKMMLEIGAFNAIGKILEVCMLDIKHICTGDSSYNKDKIKALLGSDVVEKNLLDHNKHYLLSLAVLDYISGMSDHYATEVCRKFLGLGF from the coding sequence ATGACTGAAAATAGAATGAAGTGGTCAACTCTTCTGAGCCGCAAACGTGTTGGAAAAGACCTACCGGATATTGGCCCGAGAAGTCCATTTCAAATGGATATTGATCGAATTATTTTCTTGGATCATTTTAGAAGATTATCGAGAAAAGCTCAAGTTCATCCGTTAATTGAAAATGATCATATACATTCCAGACTTACTCATAGCCTTGAAACCTCTAGTGTGGGTCGAAGTCTGGGCGAATTAGCAGGTTTTCATTTACAAAAAATTGGGGAACTTCCACCCGATATAGAACCACATCACCTTGGACAAATTGTGCAAGCTGCTTGCCTCGCCCACGATATAGGCAATCCCCCGTTTGGACACAGCGGAGAGTCCGCCATAAAAGATTGGTTTAACCATAATGCATCATGCATAGACTACTTAGACAAACACTGCCGGACAGACTTCACAAAGTTTGATGGCAATGCGATGTCACTGCGGATACTACTTAGCACTGGATTTCATAGTCAAGGAATTGGTCCGACATACCCCCTTATTGGGGCACTATTAAAATATCCGTGGCCGTCATCCTTCGATAGCGGAAAAGAAAAGTTTAGCTACTTTTACAATGAGTCAACAATTATAAATACCATATGTGAAGAACTTGGCCTCATTAAACAAGACAATCATTTTTGTCGCCATCCTCTAGCATTTTTGATGGAAGCTGCCGATGATATTTGCTATCGGATTATTGACCTTGAAGACGCCACAGAGGTCGGGATTCTCGACAAGTCTTTTATGTATGATAAGTTCATCGACCTATTAGAATACCCCCCTGAAAAAGCAGAAGGTATAAAATCTCTGCATTTTAGACAAAGAAATAGCATAATCCGCGCCAAATTAATCAACACGTCAATTTCAGAATGTTTTGATACCTTTATAAAAAATTATGACTTAATACTTCAAGGAAAACTACCCCCCGACACAAGTCTTTTATCTGCTGCTGGCGGGAAAACATGCAAAGCCCTTGCATCAATTTATAAAGGAATTTCTAATACTTTATTTTTATCAAGAAGAAAAATGATGCTCGAAATCGGAGCTTTCAACGCAATTGGAAAAATCCTCGAGGTATGCATGCTTGACATAAAGCATATCTGCACAGGTGATTCTTCGTACAACAAAGACAAGATCAAAGCCTTACTTGGTTCAGATGTTGTCGAAAAAAATTTATTAGACCATAATAAACATTACTTACTTTCACTTGCCGTACTCGATTATATTTCAGGAATGAGTGACCATTATGCAACAGAAGTATGTAGAAAATTCTTAGGGTTAGGTTTTTAG
- a CDS encoding tyrosine-type recombinase/integrase yields the protein MPKKLPTNYPGVRYREHDSRKCHRRPDRYFFIRYRRLGHNVEEGLGWASQGWTAEDASRILGQIQQNIKRGTGPQSLKDLAREARGDALAAATKPIVFGELATRYLEWAKRNKTSWKEDEYLLRKRILPLFADRPAATITRTDVEAFRDSLADTGRLSPMTIKHHLVVLRRVYNWASATPVTDEPDRMLFEGRNPVVGIRMPLIDNERIRFLTREEADRLLEAATERLPELHDIILLALLTGMRRQEVLGLTWQDVDMVNRLITIPAGLTRTKRSRKVFLDDEMSAMLQLRREHAQTPFVFPGLSHGHRGEDQVTRQFDALVNAIGLNDGVTDAKHKVVFHTLRHTFASWLAQAGADMHHLMELTGHKSLSMLQRYAHLMPERTRAVASLVSRRASRSPKGVPPESSEA from the coding sequence ATGCCCAAAAAGCTGCCCACCAATTACCCCGGTGTGCGATACCGGGAACACGACAGCCGGAAATGCCATCGCCGGCCCGACCGCTATTTCTTCATCCGCTACCGTCGCCTCGGGCATAATGTCGAGGAAGGCCTCGGCTGGGCGTCCCAGGGTTGGACCGCCGAGGATGCCAGTCGCATCCTCGGCCAAATCCAGCAGAACATCAAGCGAGGCACTGGCCCCCAGTCCTTGAAGGATCTTGCTCGGGAAGCCCGTGGCGACGCTCTGGCCGCAGCAACAAAGCCTATCGTTTTCGGGGAATTGGCTACCCGCTATCTGGAATGGGCCAAGCGCAACAAAACGTCCTGGAAGGAGGACGAATATTTGCTGCGAAAGCGCATCCTGCCCCTGTTCGCCGACCGCCCTGCCGCAACCATCACCCGCACCGATGTGGAAGCCTTTCGGGACAGTCTGGCCGATACGGGCAGGCTGTCGCCCATGACCATAAAACACCATCTGGTCGTCCTTCGCCGCGTCTACAACTGGGCGTCGGCCACGCCCGTCACCGACGAGCCGGACCGGATGCTGTTCGAAGGCCGCAATCCTGTTGTCGGTATCCGCATGCCGCTGATCGACAACGAACGTATCCGGTTTCTCACCCGGGAAGAAGCCGACCGGCTTCTCGAAGCCGCCACGGAGCGCCTGCCCGAACTGCATGACATCATCCTCCTGGCCTTGCTCACTGGCATGCGCCGACAGGAGGTCTTGGGGCTTACATGGCAAGATGTGGACATGGTCAACCGCCTCATCACCATCCCCGCCGGCCTGACCCGCACGAAGCGAAGCCGCAAGGTTTTCCTGGACGACGAAATGAGCGCCATGCTGCAACTGCGCCGCGAACATGCGCAAACCCCTTTTGTTTTTCCCGGCCTGTCCCACGGTCATCGAGGAGAGGACCAGGTCACCCGGCAATTTGACGCACTGGTCAATGCCATTGGCCTCAACGATGGCGTCACGGATGCGAAGCATAAGGTCGTGTTCCACACTTTGCGCCACACCTTTGCCAGTTGGCTGGCTCAGGCCGGAGCGGACATGCATCATCTCATGGAGTTGACCGGACACAAGTCACTCTCCATGCTGCAGCGTTACGCGCATCTCATGCCCGAGAGAACCCGCGCGGTCGCTTCCCTTGTTTCCCGTCGCGCGTCGCGAAGTCCAAAAGGCGTTCCCCCCGAGTCTTCCGAGGCGTGA
- a CDS encoding acyltransferase — protein sequence MNETATSAWVLGPVREPLDREVSRRIDVLRIILIGLIVLAHGARGITVRVNGTGPVAGWMLEVLNGHVDFVAVPLFFAISGFLFLRKFEPSAAAYGDMLRKKAASLLVPYCIFNVGLAAWFYFVGSIEMVGSWGFLIEEGLVTKTLGLGTTPINYPLWFLRDLFVVFALSPGLLLFYKEAPGVGLVALFCLWAGINPNPYSYFCDFFMFYLGGYLARSRFPLAGVSWWQNWGTVAFVCLTAVLAPYRQLGLTDEHVRLFLFKCNLILGLACFWRFSALTAVRESRLLHWLARHSFFIYLAHEPTVSILQTRLLTVWKPAGDVQQVAFYWLSGLSVIFFLGSLGEALSRLLPRLYAVATGARLPRRPVPATSRG from the coding sequence GTGAACGAAACCGCCACGTCGGCCTGGGTGCTCGGGCCGGTCCGCGAACCCCTTGACCGCGAGGTCTCCCGGCGCATCGACGTCCTGCGCATCATTCTCATCGGCCTTATCGTCCTGGCCCACGGCGCCCGGGGCATCACCGTGCGCGTGAACGGGACCGGCCCCGTGGCCGGCTGGATGCTCGAGGTCTTAAACGGCCATGTCGATTTCGTGGCCGTTCCCCTTTTCTTCGCCATTTCGGGATTTTTGTTCCTGCGCAAGTTCGAGCCGTCGGCCGCGGCCTATGGCGACATGCTGCGCAAGAAGGCGGCCTCGCTGCTCGTGCCCTACTGCATCTTCAACGTCGGCCTGGCCGCCTGGTTCTATTTCGTGGGCAGCATCGAGATGGTGGGCTCCTGGGGCTTCCTCATCGAGGAGGGCCTGGTCACCAAGACCTTGGGCCTGGGCACCACGCCCATCAACTATCCCCTGTGGTTTTTGCGCGACCTGTTCGTGGTCTTTGCCCTGTCGCCGGGGCTGCTCCTTTTCTACAAGGAGGCCCCCGGGGTGGGACTCGTCGCGCTTTTTTGCCTGTGGGCCGGGATCAATCCCAATCCCTATTCCTATTTTTGCGATTTTTTCATGTTCTATCTCGGCGGCTATCTGGCCCGGTCCCGCTTTCCCCTGGCCGGGGTGTCGTGGTGGCAGAACTGGGGCACGGTGGCCTTCGTGTGCCTGACCGCCGTGCTGGCCCCGTACCGGCAGCTGGGCCTGACCGACGAGCACGTCCGCCTGTTTCTTTTCAAGTGCAACCTGATCCTGGGCCTGGCCTGTTTCTGGCGATTTTCCGCCCTGACCGCCGTGCGCGAAAGCCGGCTGCTGCATTGGCTGGCCCGCCACAGCTTTTTCATTTACCTGGCCCACGAACCCACGGTCTCCATCCTGCAAACCCGGCTGCTTACGGTGTGGAAACCCGCGGGCGACGTGCAGCAGGTCGCCTTCTACTGGCTGTCGGGCCTGTCGGTCATCTTTTTCCTGGGAAGCCTGGGCGAGGCCCTTTCCCGCCTGCTGCCCCGGTTGTATGCCGTGGCCACGGGGGCGCGGCTGCCCCGGCGTCCCGTGCCGGCCACGAGTCGGGGATGA
- a CDS encoding helix-turn-helix domain-containing protein translates to MFEEAMERIRNTTGLRTQVQLAACLDIRQSSISDAKRRDNIPDSWLMGLYEKYDLNPVWIKTGQGAVYLMGDPDRTGPAKEPAPLPPPPPEPTVTELKAALEARLGGGLRLVIVGTEDRVEITPVGGGVADGPTSHNHREEVTHV, encoded by the coding sequence ATGTTCGAAGAGGCGATGGAGCGCATCCGCAACACCACGGGCCTGCGGACGCAGGTCCAACTGGCTGCCTGCCTGGACATCCGGCAGTCATCCATTTCCGACGCCAAGCGGCGCGACAACATACCGGATTCCTGGCTGATGGGGCTTTACGAAAAGTATGATCTGAACCCCGTCTGGATCAAGACCGGCCAGGGAGCCGTCTATCTGATGGGCGATCCCGACCGGACCGGTCCGGCCAAGGAGCCCGCCCCGTTGCCGCCGCCGCCTCCCGAACCCACGGTGACCGAATTGAAGGCAGCCTTGGAGGCCCGGCTTGGCGGCGGGCTGCGGTTGGTCATCGTCGGCACGGAAGATCGGGTGGAGATCACACCGGTTGGCGGGGGCGTTGCGGATGGTCCGACCAGTCACAACCATCGGGAAGAGGTGACCCATGTCTAA
- the cas5 gene encoding CRISPR-associated protein Cas5: MEPYSVKLEVSGRTAIFTRPDTGSSPVSYPVPTYSALRGIFEAILMLEQAVVVPVKVEICAPINYHQYTTNNVGPSRQSGKEGALQIPATVLTDVCYRIYARAYHDDRLRPYSTQAKPDGSRCTNGGHAYRDMFYRRLDRGQCYRTPFLGWKEFPVDYFGPFRDETTVQANINLVIPSLFKSFSQDGQGKATQWQPTFMNNVEVRNGVLHYV; the protein is encoded by the coding sequence ATGGAACCCTATTCGGTGAAGCTTGAGGTCTCCGGAAGAACCGCCATCTTCACCCGACCCGATACCGGCTCGTCCCCCGTTTCCTATCCCGTCCCCACCTACTCGGCTTTGCGGGGCATCTTCGAAGCCATCCTGATGCTGGAACAGGCTGTCGTTGTGCCCGTCAAAGTCGAAATCTGCGCCCCGATCAATTATCACCAGTACACGACGAACAATGTCGGCCCGTCGCGCCAAAGCGGAAAGGAAGGCGCGCTCCAAATCCCTGCAACCGTCCTTACCGACGTCTGTTACAGAATCTACGCCCGGGCCTACCACGACGACAGGCTCCGTCCCTACAGCACCCAGGCCAAACCGGACGGTTCGCGCTGCACGAACGGCGGCCATGCCTACCGCGACATGTTCTATCGCCGCTTGGATCGTGGCCAATGCTACCGGACGCCTTTCCTCGGTTGGAAAGAGTTTCCCGTCGATTACTTTGGCCCCTTCCGGGACGAAACAACGGTCCAGGCAAACATCAACCTCGTCATCCCAAGCCTCTTCAAGTCATTCTCCCAGGACGGACAAGGCAAGGCAACCCAGTGGCAACCGACATTCATGAACAATGTGGAGGTTAGAAACGGGGTCCTGCACTATGTATGA
- a CDS encoding response regulator, giving the protein MLRILLAEDDTNHATLARQALEGDGHLITTAPDGRAALDALARQAFDLLLLDMRLPNVDGREIIDRVRGGLARRADIPIVVLTGYGLRQHLDFFSRHGIQDFLAKPYDCDELATIIRTYDPH; this is encoded by the coding sequence ATGCTGCGTATTCTTTTGGCCGAAGACGACACCAACCACGCCACCCTCGCCCGGCAGGCCTTGGAAGGGGACGGGCATCTGATCACCACCGCCCCGGACGGGCGCGCCGCCCTGGACGCCCTGGCCCGTCAGGCCTTCGACCTGCTCCTGCTCGACATGCGCCTGCCGAACGTGGACGGCCGTGAAATCATCGACCGGGTGCGGGGCGGGCTGGCCCGCCGCGCCGACATCCCCATCGTGGTGCTCACCGGCTACGGCCTGCGCCAGCATCTGGACTTTTTTTCCCGCCACGGCATCCAGGACTTCCTGGCCAAGCCCTACGACTGCGACGAACTGGCCACCATCATCCGCACCTACGATCCCCACTAA
- a CDS encoding helix-turn-helix transcriptional regulator has translation MNFCEPVHTITPTRQDRCRAWLVERRIVFKDLAADAGMSKTTLSNIIAGRRATPQHIQKLIALGVPAELLPEPRMPAKPGPKRRARSGAPTRNA, from the coding sequence ATGAATTTCTGTGAACCTGTTCACACAATTACCCCCACCCGTCAAGATCGTTGCCGCGCCTGGCTCGTCGAACGGCGCATCGTTTTCAAAGATTTGGCCGCTGACGCCGGCATGTCCAAGACCACGCTCTCCAACATCATCGCCGGACGGCGCGCCACGCCCCAACATATCCAAAAGCTGATCGCGCTGGGCGTGCCGGCCGAGTTGCTGCCCGAACCGCGCATGCCGGCCAAGCCAGGCCCCAAGCGGCGGGCTCGCAGCGGCGCGCCAACTAGGAACGCGTAA
- a CDS encoding HIT domain-containing protein has protein sequence MARPLSWADQLKQRVISMNFVELVDFLEHRMTMQHIYQPLLVRSLVDAGGSATIRQLAVAFLDQDESQIVFYEKKIKEMPLKVLRRHGVVASRGNLVELTTGRLSFEEKAQIRMICDRKLQEYILKRGLGIWDYRMLETEPVPGNLRNRVLAESGGRCALCGATNKDRPLDVDHIKPRSKGGKNEYTNLQVLCSRCNRAKGNKEDTDYREMAQDVAVPGCPFCYESIKDRIVEEFDSVCAIPDGFPVTAGHHLVITKRHTPDWFAMTQAERNDADSLLRMLKNRLADEDRSITGFNIGMNAGESAGQTVFHVHIHLIPRRDGDTKNPRGGVRGVIPGMMNY, from the coding sequence ATGGCCAGGCCGCTTTCGTGGGCGGATCAATTGAAACAGCGGGTGATTTCAATGAACTTTGTCGAACTGGTGGACTTTCTTGAGCACCGGATGACGATGCAGCACATTTACCAGCCGCTGCTCGTTCGCTCGCTGGTGGATGCCGGAGGATCGGCGACCATTCGGCAACTGGCGGTTGCCTTTCTGGACCAGGACGAAAGCCAGATTGTGTTTTATGAGAAGAAGATCAAGGAGATGCCGCTCAAGGTGTTGCGGCGGCACGGGGTGGTGGCGTCGAGAGGGAATCTGGTGGAGCTGACGACGGGGCGGCTGTCCTTTGAGGAGAAGGCGCAGATCCGGATGATCTGCGACCGGAAGCTGCAGGAGTACATTCTCAAGCGGGGGCTCGGGATTTGGGACTATCGGATGTTGGAGACCGAGCCGGTGCCTGGGAACCTGCGGAACCGCGTGCTGGCGGAGTCGGGCGGCCGGTGCGCGTTGTGCGGGGCTACGAACAAGGATCGGCCCTTGGATGTGGACCATATCAAGCCGCGCTCCAAGGGAGGCAAGAACGAGTACACCAACTTACAGGTCCTGTGTTCCAGGTGCAACCGAGCCAAGGGGAACAAGGAGGATACGGATTACCGCGAAATGGCGCAGGACGTAGCGGTGCCGGGCTGTCCATTTTGCTACGAGAGCATCAAGGACCGGATCGTGGAGGAGTTTGATTCCGTCTGTGCCATCCCGGATGGCTTTCCGGTGACGGCCGGGCACCATCTGGTCATCACGAAGCGCCATACGCCGGATTGGTTCGCTATGACCCAAGCCGAACGAAACGACGCCGACAGCCTGCTGCGGATGTTAAAGAACCGACTGGCCGATGAGGATCGCAGCATCACCGGCTTCAATATCGGCATGAACGCAGGGGAGTCGGCCGGGCAGACCGTGTTTCATGTGCATATCCATCTCATCCCGAGGCGGGATGGAGATACGAAGAATCCACGCGGAGGGGTGCGGGGGGTGATTCCGGGGATGATGAACTATTAA
- a CDS encoding type I CRISPR-associated protein Cas7 — MGNAAFLNKLTGLLIIEAVNSNPNGDPDRESDPRHRANGIGEISAVSLKAKIRALVGDKEGPVWGEFSGKLGLEAEKFDILECKGRSIGELRKLSTDQLLARFWDARLFGTSLLEKESGSKDNGGNDDTFQQHIHTGALQFCTGLSCAPVKIIRNTTTIKRGVQEGKDRGMAPLAYRIVEYGLYTMPFFLNPTVANKTKCTSKDIELLMAVLPYAYAHTASYIRPNVNIRHAWVAEHKNPLGSCPEWSITQALTPRRKPQFDPNLSAASIEEFDVPTELPADVAGKLTGILDLMDF; from the coding sequence ATGGGCAACGCCGCGTTCCTGAACAAACTGACTGGCCTCCTGATCATCGAAGCCGTGAACAGCAATCCCAACGGCGATCCTGACCGCGAAAGCGATCCTCGGCATCGCGCCAACGGCATCGGCGAAATCAGCGCCGTCTCCTTGAAGGCCAAGATTCGGGCCCTGGTCGGCGACAAGGAAGGGCCTGTTTGGGGCGAATTCAGCGGCAAGCTGGGCTTGGAGGCCGAGAAGTTCGACATCCTGGAGTGCAAGGGCCGCAGCATCGGCGAGTTGCGCAAGCTCTCGACGGACCAACTGCTTGCGCGCTTTTGGGATGCCCGTCTGTTCGGCACCTCGCTTCTCGAAAAGGAGAGCGGAAGCAAAGATAACGGTGGGAATGACGATACTTTTCAACAGCACATCCACACCGGCGCGCTTCAGTTCTGCACGGGGCTGTCCTGTGCGCCTGTGAAGATCATCCGCAACACCACCACCATCAAACGCGGCGTGCAGGAAGGCAAGGACCGGGGCATGGCCCCCTTGGCCTACCGGATCGTGGAATACGGCCTCTACACCATGCCGTTCTTCCTCAACCCCACGGTCGCCAACAAGACCAAATGCACCAGCAAGGACATCGAACTCCTTATGGCCGTGCTTCCCTACGCCTACGCCCATACCGCGTCCTACATCCGCCCCAACGTCAATATCCGCCACGCCTGGGTGGCCGAGCACAAAAACCCGCTCGGCAGTTGTCCCGAATGGAGCATCACCCAAGCGCTGACGCCGCGACGGAAGCCGCAATTCGACCCGAACCTCTCGGCCGCTTCCATCGAGGAGTTCGACGTGCCCACGGAACTCCCGGCCGACGTTGCCGGCAAGCTGACTGGCATTCTCGACCTGATGGATTTCTAG
- a CDS encoding ABC transporter ATP-binding protein, whose product MLRIEDLHVKIGDREVLRGINLHIAENETFILFGPNGSGKTTLLMTLMGFGNYEIIGGRILFRGQDITHASIYERARLGIGMSFQRPPTIHGLKTRHLVTMCARGRGIDVEAMARKVNMDAFLDRDINAGFSGGEIKRSELLQLMAQNPYLLLFDEPESGVDLENMKLIGSTVREVLSGGIEPRPETSMKQQRVRKRPVSGLIITHTGYILEYVNADRGQVLYNGHLCCEANPRDILDHISQYGYQECVRCLN is encoded by the coding sequence ATGCTTCGCATCGAAGACCTGCATGTCAAGATCGGCGACCGCGAGGTGCTGCGCGGCATCAACCTGCACATCGCCGAAAACGAGACGTTCATCCTTTTTGGGCCCAACGGCTCCGGCAAAACCACCTTGCTCATGACCCTCATGGGTTTTGGCAACTACGAAATCATCGGCGGCCGGATTCTCTTTCGCGGTCAGGACATCACCCACGCCTCCATTTACGAGCGGGCGCGCCTGGGCATCGGCATGTCCTTCCAGCGCCCGCCCACCATCCACGGCCTCAAAACCCGCCACCTGGTGACCATGTGCGCCCGGGGGCGCGGCATCGACGTGGAGGCCATGGCCAGGAAGGTCAACATGGACGCCTTTCTCGATCGCGACATCAATGCCGGTTTTTCCGGCGGCGAGATCAAGCGCTCGGAACTGCTCCAGCTCATGGCCCAGAATCCCTATCTGCTCCTGTTCGACGAGCCCGAGTCCGGGGTGGACCTGGAGAACATGAAACTCATCGGCTCCACCGTGCGCGAGGTGCTCTCCGGCGGCATCGAACCCCGGCCGGAAACCAGCATGAAGCAGCAGCGCGTGCGCAAGCGCCCCGTGTCCGGGCTCATCATCACCCACACCGGCTACATCCTCGAATACGTCAACGCCGACCGGGGGCAGGTGCTCTACAACGGCCATCTGTGCTGCGAGGCCAATCCCCGCGACATCCTGGACCACATCAGCCAGTACGGCTACCAGGAATGCGTCCGCTGCCTCAATTAG
- a CDS encoding helix-turn-helix transcriptional regulator, which produces MIKTRIKSESSHSEFSSRLKELIQKLGIEKKDFALAGEIAPQTLTGYLDGTSQPKQDVLAKWFQVFRVNLNWLVTGHGEMFFDSPASTQATIPEEEISKDLTPEQRTMLTYKRLQSELGTAKERIADGIDAIVMGKCVGEKQTGYNSSEKEGLRFEGINKIHEKHSEFGAKK; this is translated from the coding sequence ATGATAAAAACTCGTATCAAGTCCGAGTCAAGCCATTCTGAATTCTCAAGTCGTCTCAAAGAGTTGATTCAGAAACTTGGTATCGAAAAAAAAGATTTCGCTTTGGCCGGAGAGATCGCGCCGCAAACGCTAACCGGCTATCTGGATGGCACGAGCCAGCCCAAGCAAGACGTATTGGCAAAGTGGTTCCAGGTATTCAGAGTCAATTTGAACTGGCTGGTAACTGGGCATGGCGAGATGTTTTTTGATTCCCCTGCTTCAACACAGGCCACCATCCCCGAGGAAGAAATCTCGAAAGACCTAACCCCCGAGCAGCGTACTATGCTGACTTACAAACGCCTTCAGAGCGAGCTTGGGACCGCGAAAGAGCGGATCGCGGATGGCATAGATGCCATCGTGATGGGGAAATGCGTGGGGGAGAAGCAGACGGGTTATAATTCGTCTGAAAAAGAAGGCTTACGGTTCGAGGGTATTAACAAAATTCATGAAAAGCATTCAGAATTTGGCGCAAAGAAATGA
- a CDS encoding ADP-ribosylglycohydrolase family protein: MSEKAKAMVLAAFVGDALALGAHWEYDVVALRQRFGPVTGYAAPGPDGHHGAKKAGEFTHYGDQTRILLRSLADKGGFDLDDFAAKWLARMRGYDGYIDGATRMTLKIFDFGEGPGESGSNSNDLAGAARIAPLVCALRNDLPALVAAARAQTKMTHNHAQVIEAAEFFARAARAVLDGKYLRDALAQAAEAGYASAPIERWLAAGLETAREDTVTAIGRFGQSCHIAEAFPAVIHLVMRHGRDLAECLRQNVLAGGDSAARGLLAGMLLGASLGLEAIPEAWLAGLADRESIEADLRAL; encoded by the coding sequence ATGTCGGAAAAGGCAAAAGCCATGGTACTGGCGGCGTTTGTCGGCGACGCCCTGGCCCTTGGCGCGCACTGGGAATACGACGTCGTCGCGTTGCGCCAGCGCTTCGGCCCGGTGACGGGCTATGCCGCGCCCGGCCCGGACGGCCATCACGGCGCCAAAAAGGCCGGCGAATTCACCCATTACGGCGACCAGACCCGCATCCTGCTGCGCTCGCTGGCGGACAAGGGCGGCTTTGACCTGGACGATTTCGCCGCCAAATGGCTTGCGCGCATGCGTGGCTACGACGGCTACATCGACGGCGCCACCCGCATGACACTCAAAATTTTCGATTTCGGCGAAGGGCCCGGGGAATCCGGCTCCAATTCCAACGACCTGGCCGGGGCCGCCCGGATCGCCCCCCTGGTCTGCGCCCTGCGCAACGACCTGCCGGCCCTGGTCGCGGCGGCCCGCGCCCAGACCAAGATGACCCACAACCATGCCCAGGTCATCGAGGCGGCGGAATTTTTCGCCCGCGCCGCCAGGGCGGTCCTGGACGGCAAATACCTCCGCGACGCGTTGGCCCAGGCCGCCGAGGCCGGCTATGCCAGCGCCCCCATCGAACGCTGGCTCGCCGCCGGCTTGGAGACGGCCCGCGAGGACACCGTCACGGCCATCGGCCGTTTCGGACAAAGCTGCCACATCGCGGAAGCCTTCCCGGCCGTGATTCACCTCGTCATGCGCCACGGACGCGATCTGGCCGAATGCCTGCGCCAAAACGTCCTGGCCGGCGGCGACAGCGCCGCCCGGGGCCTGCTCGCCGGCATGCTCCTCGGCGCCTCCCTCGGGCTCGAGGCCATTCCCGAGGCCTGGCTTGCCGGCCTGGCCGACCGGGAATCCATCGAGGCCGATTTGCGCGCCCTTTGA